The following are encoded together in the Oceanobacillus zhaokaii genome:
- a CDS encoding SRPBCC domain-containing protein: MNNLTKMKIFKPANEVFEAFVDPAKIGGFWFSSSSERWVQGKTITLRYDEYDAQGEIEIIEIEANKKIFFQDGSGHHITILLTAFDNTNTIIEIQEEGFDDNNPEFINQLIDNKEGWVYMLTCLKGYLEYGVNLRAALVK; encoded by the coding sequence ATGAATAATCTTACGAAAATGAAAATATTTAAACCTGCAAATGAAGTGTTTGAAGCATTTGTGGACCCTGCGAAAATTGGGGGATTTTGGTTTTCATCTAGTTCTGAGAGATGGGTGCAAGGGAAGACGATTACATTAAGATACGACGAGTACGATGCTCAAGGAGAGATAGAAATAATAGAGATTGAAGCAAATAAAAAAATCTTCTTTCAAGATGGCTCAGGACATCATATCACGATTTTGCTAACGGCGTTTGATAATACAAATACCATTATTGAAATACAAGAAGAAGGTTTTGATGATAATAATCCAGAGTTTATCAATCAATTGATTGATAACAAAGAGGGTTGGGTTTATATGCTTACTTGTCTGAAGGGTTATTTGGAATACGGTGTTAATTTGAGAGCTGCATTAGTTAAATAA
- a CDS encoding NADPH-dependent FMN reductase: MKIVAMVGTNRKGSYNMHLVKYMQARYTDKLEIEILPIDQLPMYNQDNEMDPPALVKEIREKIKNSDGILFATPEYNASISAVLKNAIDWFSRVEKVMINKPAMIVGASMGALGTVKAQMQLRQILNAPGVSTLTLPGNEVFVGSVHEKIDQNGVLTDESTIQFIDMVIENYIDWIEKTKVYS, translated from the coding sequence TTGAAAATAGTAGCAATGGTAGGAACTAATCGAAAAGGTTCATATAATATGCATCTTGTTAAATATATGCAAGCAAGATATACAGATAAACTGGAAATTGAGATTTTGCCAATTGACCAACTTCCAATGTATAACCAAGATAATGAAATGGATCCACCAGCATTGGTGAAAGAAATTAGAGAGAAGATCAAGAATAGTGACGGTATTTTATTCGCAACACCTGAATATAATGCTTCTATTTCTGCAGTACTAAAAAATGCAATCGACTGGTTCTCAAGAGTTGAGAAAGTAATGATCAACAAACCTGCGATGATTGTGGGAGCATCAATGGGTGCATTAGGAACCGTTAAAGCTCAAATGCAGCTTCGTCAAATTTTGAATGCACCTGGTGTATCAACATTAACTTTACCAGGTAATGAAGTATTCGTCGGTTCCGTGCATGAAAAGATTGATCAAAACGGTGTACTTACAGATGAATCAACAATTCAATTTATTGACATGGTGATTGAAAACTATATTGATTGGATTGAAAAAACTAAAGTATATAGCTAA
- a CDS encoding YusW family protein, with the protein MRKNISIIGLLLTISFLLIACGDNDEVQNPVNNNQQGTENNTNNNGENDNVNETAESAYSFNSFNLEADIENTEDAIEVDYNKEMNETEASYEDRLQGIQLAGDEAMQELDSIFSGFDFDKDTANEDVLSSVLSAFNVPDDAINVELEIEFTDGTEKTYTQ; encoded by the coding sequence TTGCGGAAAAATATTTCGATCATCGGGTTGTTACTCACAATCTCTTTTCTTCTCATTGCTTGTGGTGATAATGATGAAGTACAAAATCCTGTGAACAACAATCAACAAGGTACAGAAAATAATACTAATAATAATGGTGAAAATGATAATGTAAACGAAACAGCGGAATCAGCCTATTCATTTAACAGCTTTAATTTAGAGGCAGATATTGAAAATACAGAGGACGCAATTGAGGTAGACTATAATAAGGAAATGAATGAAACGGAGGCAAGCTATGAAGATAGACTACAAGGAATACAGTTAGCTGGTGATGAAGCAATGCAGGAATTAGACAGTATTTTTTCTGGCTTTGATTTCGATAAGGATACCGCTAATGAAGATGTCTTAAGTAGCGTACTCAGTGCATTTAATGTTCCCGATGACGCGATAAATGTAGAACTTGAAATTGAATTTACTGACGGTACGGAGAAGACCTATACTCAGTGA
- a CDS encoding C45 family autoproteolytic acyltransferase/hydolase: MKQVYSDIIQYRGNHYDFGYMQGEALKDSLLLSNRKKQKDGRWRHYLINIDEVTQAILQFAPGIMDELYGLGDALQLTMEETIREFGGYYLEYGRSGCSIFTSNDYLIRNYDNAPITYEGRFALFQPTDQGYSMIGPTMQITGRTDGMNEKGLTMGYNFVNRLKSSNGFICNMIGRIILESCANVDEAIDLLKEIPHRHTFNYVLLDKNGKSMVVEASPRKVTAYEGNICTNHFEQLTDENRYRMDESIERREAMNKQQHTIVNPYTAYQMMNNTDKQVFSSKYSAWAGTIHTASYLPKEMKAWFALGGDRLPLIFDFNKWLNGEKLQVKRIKGELDSSTAFVNAEVLYELS, from the coding sequence TTGAAACAAGTATATAGTGATATTATTCAATATCGAGGCAATCATTATGATTTTGGATATATGCAAGGAGAAGCTCTCAAAGACTCACTTCTTTTATCAAATCGAAAAAAACAAAAGGATGGAAGGTGGCGTCATTACTTAATAAATATAGATGAAGTAACGCAGGCAATATTACAATTTGCACCAGGGATAATGGATGAGCTTTATGGACTTGGTGATGCTCTTCAATTAACCATGGAGGAGACAATTCGGGAGTTCGGTGGATATTATTTGGAATACGGCAGAAGTGGCTGTTCCATTTTTACTAGTAACGATTATTTAATTCGGAACTATGATAATGCCCCAATTACCTATGAAGGTCGGTTTGCACTTTTTCAACCGACAGATCAGGGCTATTCAATGATTGGTCCTACAATGCAAATTACAGGAAGAACGGATGGCATGAATGAAAAGGGACTAACTATGGGCTATAATTTCGTCAACAGATTAAAGTCCAGTAATGGTTTTATTTGCAATATGATTGGTCGAATTATTCTAGAGTCCTGTGCAAATGTAGATGAAGCAATCGATCTTCTTAAGGAGATTCCGCATCGACATACATTTAACTATGTACTCCTTGATAAAAATGGGAAATCCATGGTTGTTGAAGCGTCACCACGAAAGGTGACTGCATATGAGGGTAATATTTGTACCAATCATTTCGAACAATTAACAGATGAAAATCGTTACCGTATGGATGAATCAATTGAGCGACGAGAAGCAATGAATAAACAGCAGCATACAATTGTAAACCCATATACAGCGTACCAAATGATGAACAATACCGATAAGCAAGTGTTTTCAAGCAAATATAGTGCATGGGCTGGAACAATTCATACTGCTTCATATCTACCGAAAGAGATGAAAGCTTGGTTTGCCTTAGGTGGCGACCGTTTACCTCTAATTTTTGATTTTAATAAATGGCTGAACGGGGAAAAACTACAGGTGAAACGAATCAAAGGAGAACTCGATTCCAGTACGGCGTTTGTAAATGCGGAAGTTTTGTATGAGTTATCTTAG
- a CDS encoding aldo/keto reductase: MKKIKLGTSNLEVSNISLGCMRLGKLEVKEAAEVIHNALELGIDFFDHADIYSGGKSEEIFAEAIGMNPAVREQIFIQTKAGIREGYFDFSKEHILAAVDGSLSRLKTDYVDSLLLHRPDALMDPEEVAEAFTILKDSGKVRHFGVSNQNPMQIELLKKYIKQDLIVNQLQFSIMHSGMIDAGIQVNTKHDNSLNRDGSILDYSRLHDMTIQAWSPFQHGFFGGVFIDNEQFPELNSKLEEIGEKYGVNKSAVAIAWILRHPAKIQPIVGTLNTERLTGIAKANEIDLTRKEWYEIYLAAGNDLP, encoded by the coding sequence ATGAAGAAAATAAAATTAGGTACTAGCAATTTAGAGGTGTCAAACATTTCATTAGGATGTATGCGTCTTGGCAAGCTAGAAGTAAAAGAAGCGGCCGAAGTTATCCATAATGCGTTAGAGCTTGGTATTGATTTTTTTGATCATGCAGATATTTATTCTGGTGGAAAGTCGGAAGAAATCTTTGCAGAAGCGATAGGGATGAACCCAGCTGTTCGAGAGCAAATATTCATACAAACGAAAGCTGGTATTCGCGAAGGCTATTTTGATTTTTCCAAAGAGCATATATTGGCAGCAGTGGATGGCAGTCTATCACGATTGAAAACTGATTATGTCGATAGCTTATTACTTCATCGTCCAGACGCACTTATGGATCCTGAGGAGGTTGCTGAGGCATTCACAATATTAAAAGATAGTGGAAAAGTCCGTCATTTTGGTGTAAGTAATCAAAACCCGATGCAAATTGAATTATTGAAGAAATACATAAAACAGGATTTAATTGTCAATCAATTGCAATTTAGTATCATGCATTCTGGGATGATCGATGCTGGGATTCAAGTAAACACAAAACATGATAATTCGCTTAACCGAGATGGAAGTATCCTCGATTATAGTAGATTGCATGATATGACGATTCAGGCGTGGTCACCTTTCCAACACGGGTTTTTCGGTGGCGTATTCATCGACAACGAACAATTTCCAGAGCTAAATTCAAAGCTAGAAGAAATTGGTGAGAAATACGGTGTAAACAAGTCAGCAGTAGCGATTGCTTGGATATTACGACATCCGGCAAAAATTCAACCAATTGTAGGTACATTAAATACGGAACGGTTAACGGGCATTGCCAAAGCAAATGAAATCGACCTAACAAGGAAAGAATGGTATGAAATTTATCTTGCAGCAGGCAATGATCTACCATAG
- the aceA gene encoding isocitrate lyase, with the protein MGNQRAEQLKNDWENNNRWEGVERPYSAEDVIRIRGSIDIEYTLADKGARKLWNLINTEDYVNALGALTGNQAVQQVKAGLKAIYLSGWQVAADANLAGQMYPDQSLYPANSVPNVVKRINQALQRADQIHHSEGNNEIDWFAPIVADAEAGFGGQLNVFELMKSMIESGASAVHFEDQLSSEKKCGHLGGKVLLPTQNAIKNLIAARFAADVMGTPTIIIARTDANAADMITNDIDPYDATFITGERTTEGFYKTRSGIEQAIARGLAYAPYADLIWCETSEPNMEEAKMFADAIHREYPNKLLAYNCSPSFNWKRKLTDEETANFQEELGKMGYKFQFVTLAGFHALNHSMFELARKYKDEGMAAYSELQQAEFSSEQYGYSATRHQREVGTGYFDEVAQVISGGTSSTTALEGSTEAEQFTR; encoded by the coding sequence ATGGGAAATCAAAGAGCAGAACAATTAAAAAATGATTGGGAAAATAATAATCGCTGGGAAGGGGTGGAACGGCCATATAGCGCTGAAGATGTCATCCGGATTCGTGGTTCGATTGACATAGAATACACCCTTGCAGACAAAGGAGCAAGAAAGCTTTGGAATTTAATCAATACCGAGGATTATGTGAATGCACTTGGAGCGTTGACCGGCAATCAGGCAGTACAACAAGTGAAGGCAGGTCTGAAGGCAATTTACTTAAGCGGATGGCAGGTTGCTGCAGATGCCAATCTGGCTGGACAAATGTATCCAGATCAAAGTCTTTATCCTGCAAACAGTGTGCCGAATGTTGTGAAGCGTATCAATCAGGCGTTACAGCGGGCAGACCAGATCCATCATTCGGAGGGGAATAACGAGATTGACTGGTTTGCGCCAATTGTTGCTGATGCAGAAGCAGGCTTCGGTGGCCAGCTTAATGTATTTGAATTAATGAAGTCAATGATTGAGTCTGGGGCATCTGCCGTCCACTTTGAAGATCAGCTGTCATCAGAGAAAAAATGTGGTCATTTAGGTGGAAAAGTCTTGCTTCCGACGCAAAATGCGATTAAAAATCTGATTGCTGCGCGTTTTGCAGCAGATGTCATGGGCACACCCACGATTATCATTGCAAGAACAGATGCAAATGCTGCAGATATGATTACAAATGATATCGATCCGTACGATGCTACATTCATTACGGGTGAGCGTACAACAGAAGGCTTCTACAAAACCAGATCAGGAATTGAACAGGCGATAGCCAGGGGATTGGCTTATGCACCGTATGCAGATCTGATCTGGTGCGAAACATCAGAGCCAAATATGGAAGAGGCAAAGATGTTTGCTGATGCTATTCATCGAGAGTACCCAAACAAATTACTAGCATATAATTGTTCACCCTCTTTTAATTGGAAACGCAAATTGACAGATGAGGAGACAGCTAATTTCCAGGAAGAACTGGGCAAGATGGGCTATAAATTCCAATTTGTCACATTGGCAGGATTCCATGCACTGAATCACAGTATGTTTGAGCTTGCTCGAAAGTATAAAGATGAAGGGATGGCTGCCTACTCTGAGCTGCAGCAGGCTGAATTTAGCAGTGAGCAATACGGATATAGTGCAACAAGGCATCAACGCGAGGTTGGTACAGGATATTTTGATGAAGTTGCACAAGTTATATCAGGTGGTACATCATCAACAACTGCTCTGGAAGGGTCTACAGAGGCAGAACAGTTTACACGATAA
- a CDS encoding YdbC family protein has protein sequence MAELKYEIIETVGVLSESSKGWTKELNLVSWNGRDPKYDLRDWAPNKEKMGKGITLTEEEVKSLKSILADRKL, from the coding sequence ATGGCTGAATTAAAATATGAAATTATTGAAACAGTTGGTGTTCTATCAGAATCATCAAAAGGATGGACAAAGGAGTTAAACCTTGTTAGTTGGAATGGAAGAGACCCGAAATATGACCTGAGAGATTGGGCGCCGAATAAAGAAAAGATGGGAAAAGGGATAACATTAACAGAGGAAGAAGTAAAGAGTTTAAAATCTATTTTGGCTGATAGGAAACTATAA
- the pdxK gene encoding pyridoxine/pyridoxal/pyridoxamine kinase, translating into MKKTLTIAGSDSSGGAGQAADLKTFQEHDVYGMTALTCIVTMNPEGWHHNVTPIETDLVEKQLDTILSVGVDAAKSGMLGSVPIIELAARKIEEYKLNHYVLDPVMVCKGEDEVLQPENTDAMRELLLPLSLVTTPNLFEAGQLAGTGPIKTIEGMKEAAVKIHALGAKNVVIKGGKALDYEKAIDLFYDGKEFTLLEEDKIDTTYNHGAGCTFAAAITANLAHGKSAKESVIAAKAFVTAAIKHGFELNQYVGSVMHGAYTKYGVEVKN; encoded by the coding sequence ATGAAAAAAACACTTACAATTGCTGGCTCTGATTCTAGTGGTGGCGCTGGACAAGCTGCTGACTTAAAAACATTTCAAGAGCATGATGTATATGGTATGACCGCATTGACTTGTATTGTAACAATGAATCCAGAAGGCTGGCATCATAATGTTACACCAATTGAAACGGATTTGGTTGAAAAACAATTAGATACAATTCTTTCTGTTGGTGTAGATGCAGCAAAATCAGGAATGCTGGGAAGTGTACCAATCATCGAGCTTGCAGCACGTAAAATTGAGGAATATAAATTAAATCATTATGTACTTGATCCTGTGATGGTATGTAAAGGTGAGGACGAGGTGCTTCAACCTGAAAATACTGACGCAATGCGCGAATTACTCCTTCCTCTTTCGCTTGTTACAACACCTAACTTATTCGAAGCAGGTCAATTAGCTGGGACAGGTCCAATCAAAACAATTGAAGGAATGAAAGAAGCAGCTGTTAAAATTCATGCACTCGGCGCTAAGAACGTAGTAATCAAAGGTGGTAAAGCTTTAGATTATGAGAAAGCTATTGATTTATTCTATGATGGTAAAGAATTCACCCTTTTAGAAGAAGATAAAATCGATACAACTTATAATCATGGTGCAGGATGTACTTTTGCAGCTGCTATTACAGCTAATTTAGCCCACGGAAAATCTGCTAAAGAATCCGTCATTGCTGCAAAAGCATTCGTGACCGCAGCAATCAAGCACGGCTTTGAGCTTAACCAATACGTTGGTTCTGTCATGCATGGTGCATATACAAAATATGGTGTAGAAGTTAAAAACTAA
- the aceB gene encoding malate synthase A gives MLMKSETVKIKHDRKYENLLTPEVLVFLEKLHHHFDDRRRNLLEIRKQNQQKLKEGQKLDFLTETKNIREDNWTIESIPEDLQDRRVEITGPVDRKMIINALNSGAKTFMADFEDATSPTWENVMDGQLNLRDAIRREIDFKASNGKNYRLNEKTAVLIVRPRGWHLEEHHIEVNGQSMAASLVDFGLYFYHNAQELLARGSGPYFYLPKLESHLEARLWNDIFVFSQKALGIPQRTIKATVLIETITAAFEMDEILYELKEHSAGLNCGRWDYIFSYIKKFQIDPEVILPDRSTVTMEVPFMRSYSLLVIKTCHRRNAPAIGGMAAQIPVKNDVQANKAAFEKVATDKEREVNDGHDGTWVAHPGMVQFVTDIFDKGMAAPNQISKKREDVDVSAQDLVRVPEGEITEGGLRTNINVGIQYIAAWLSGRGAVPINNLMEDAATAEISRAQVWQWIKHPKGILSDGRKITIELAEAMIKEEMKKMETQFGADLFEKGNFEKAAEIFQDLIKQDEFAEFLTIPAYGQLIKGGNA, from the coding sequence ATGCTGATGAAAAGTGAGACAGTAAAGATTAAGCACGATAGGAAATATGAGAATCTTCTAACCCCTGAGGTGCTGGTTTTCCTCGAAAAGCTCCATCATCACTTTGATGATCGGCGGCGAAATTTATTGGAAATCAGGAAACAGAACCAGCAAAAACTAAAGGAAGGCCAAAAGCTGGATTTCCTGACCGAGACAAAGAACATAAGGGAGGATAACTGGACGATCGAAAGCATTCCAGAGGATTTACAGGATCGCAGAGTGGAAATTACCGGACCGGTTGACCGTAAGATGATCATCAATGCATTAAATTCAGGTGCAAAGACCTTTATGGCCGATTTTGAGGACGCAACATCACCAACCTGGGAAAATGTGATGGATGGCCAGCTTAACTTACGGGATGCCATTAGACGGGAAATAGATTTTAAAGCATCAAACGGAAAAAATTATCGCCTCAATGAAAAGACAGCTGTATTAATTGTCAGACCCCGTGGATGGCATTTGGAGGAACATCATATAGAGGTGAATGGCCAATCGATGGCAGCAAGTCTTGTAGATTTTGGACTTTATTTTTATCATAATGCGCAAGAATTGCTGGCAAGAGGGTCTGGTCCCTATTTTTATCTTCCAAAATTAGAAAGTCATCTGGAGGCAAGACTTTGGAATGATATTTTCGTATTTTCTCAAAAGGCACTTGGTATTCCACAGCGGACAATCAAGGCGACAGTACTAATTGAGACGATCACTGCAGCATTTGAAATGGATGAAATCCTTTATGAATTAAAAGAACACTCAGCAGGGCTTAATTGTGGCAGATGGGATTATATTTTCAGCTACATTAAAAAATTCCAAATTGACCCGGAAGTAATTCTGCCTGACAGATCCACGGTAACGATGGAGGTGCCATTTATGCGTTCCTATTCGCTTCTCGTAATTAAAACCTGTCACCGACGGAATGCACCGGCAATTGGAGGGATGGCAGCACAGATACCAGTTAAAAACGATGTGCAGGCGAATAAGGCAGCTTTCGAAAAAGTCGCTACCGATAAGGAAAGAGAAGTCAATGACGGCCATGATGGCACATGGGTGGCACATCCAGGAATGGTACAGTTTGTAACAGATATTTTTGATAAGGGCATGGCAGCACCGAATCAGATTTCCAAAAAAAGGGAGGATGTGGACGTTTCAGCACAAGACCTTGTCCGTGTTCCGGAAGGAGAAATAACAGAAGGAGGTCTTCGGACGAATATCAATGTCGGTATCCAGTATATTGCGGCATGGCTTTCGGGCAGGGGAGCTGTACCAATAAATAATTTGATGGAAGATGCAGCAACAGCGGAAATTTCACGGGCACAGGTATGGCAATGGATTAAACATCCAAAAGGTATATTATCAGATGGCAGGAAAATCACGATAGAACTTGCAGAAGCAATGATCAAGGAAGAAATGAAAAAGATGGAAACACAGTTTGGGGCAGATTTATTTGAAAAAGGGAATTTTGAAAAAGCTGCAGAGATATTTCAGGATCTGATCAAACAGGATGAATTTGCTGAGTTTTTAACCATACCTGCATATGGACAATTAATCAAAGGGGGAAATGCGTAA
- a CDS encoding GNAT family N-acetyltransferase yields MVTIQKAGPNHIDGIAWVCTASYWSTYADLLSTEYIERMIKEFYIPERLLKEVTKTSKSWNGWIVAVENGEVIGAGVGGMISENHGELFVLYTDPGRRKEGLGSMILDAVTKELIEYGAKEQWVNVTKGNQKGIPFYEAKGFQFIHEQDEYGIIEGENFKALRYHRFLL; encoded by the coding sequence TTGGTAACGATTCAAAAGGCTGGACCAAATCATATTGATGGAATCGCGTGGGTTTGTACTGCAAGTTATTGGTCTACATATGCTGATTTGCTTTCAACGGAATACATTGAACGCATGATTAAGGAATTTTATATTCCAGAACGCTTACTCAAAGAAGTGACAAAAACCTCAAAATCATGGAATGGCTGGATAGTTGCTGTCGAGAATGGAGAAGTCATAGGTGCAGGCGTTGGCGGAATGATAAGTGAGAACCATGGCGAATTATTTGTATTGTACACGGACCCAGGGCGCAGAAAAGAAGGGCTTGGCAGCATGATTCTGGATGCGGTTACCAAGGAATTAATCGAATATGGCGCGAAGGAACAATGGGTGAACGTTACAAAAGGAAATCAAAAAGGCATACCATTTTATGAGGCAAAAGGATTTCAATTTATCCATGAACAGGACGAGTATGGAATCATCGAAGGCGAGAATTTTAAAGCACTGAGGTATCATCGTTTTCTTTTATGA
- a CDS encoding amidase family protein, with protein sequence MEKLILEPEWLLEITIDALQQKLAKFDITSEEVVRIYLNRILNYDQSGPSINSIIEINPEAIHIARSLDYERKTKGSRGILHGIPVLLKDNIDTADKMHTSSGSIVLAESYASSDAYLVGKLREAGAIILGKTNLTEWAHFTAEDMPSGYSSRGGKTLNPYGQKISVGGSSSGSGAAIAANLAVVSVGTETSGSILSPASQNSIVGIKPTLGLVSRSGIIPISHNQDTAGPMARTVRDAAILLNVLMSADPNDPVTCSNELMHADFTAFLNKNGLQGKRIGIAREPFFAKLSKEKISIMDQAIEDARKLGAEVIDPIEISFAEKISDINVMLHDFKTGINAYLKTIDPSLGIRSLKDVIAKNEEIGEKALKYGQSTLLQAEETSGRLTEPLYLRSLLNDAIYSRDKGIDAVINLHSLDAIVFPDYKGALLTAKAGYPSINVPAGFTALGEPVGITFTAKAFQEPTLLEIAYSYEQGTKHRKPPAL encoded by the coding sequence ATGGAAAAATTAATTCTAGAACCTGAATGGCTATTAGAAATAACGATTGATGCGCTTCAGCAGAAATTAGCTAAATTTGATATTACTTCTGAAGAGGTTGTAAGGATCTACCTAAACAGAATTTTAAATTATGATCAATCCGGTCCTTCCATAAATTCTATTATCGAAATAAATCCTGAAGCAATTCATATCGCAAGATCGCTTGATTATGAACGAAAAACAAAAGGCAGCAGAGGGATTTTACATGGTATTCCTGTGTTATTAAAGGATAATATTGATACTGCTGACAAGATGCATACAAGTTCTGGGTCTATAGTCTTAGCAGAGTCGTATGCTAGTTCAGATGCATACCTAGTCGGAAAATTGAGAGAGGCAGGGGCAATTATTCTAGGGAAAACAAATTTAACAGAATGGGCACATTTTACAGCAGAAGACATGCCGTCAGGTTATAGTTCGAGAGGTGGAAAAACATTAAATCCTTACGGGCAGAAAATCTCGGTTGGCGGGTCTAGCTCCGGCTCAGGGGCAGCGATTGCCGCAAACTTGGCTGTCGTTTCTGTTGGCACGGAAACATCGGGTTCTATACTGAGTCCAGCTAGCCAGAACAGCATTGTAGGTATTAAACCGACATTGGGCTTAGTAAGTCGCAGTGGAATCATTCCCATTTCCCATAATCAGGACACGGCTGGGCCTATGGCAAGAACAGTTAGAGATGCAGCAATTTTACTCAATGTGTTAATGAGTGCAGATCCCAATGACCCTGTAACATGCAGCAATGAGCTTATGCATGCGGATTTCACAGCTTTTCTCAATAAAAATGGACTGCAAGGTAAGCGAATTGGTATTGCACGAGAACCTTTCTTTGCCAAACTAAGCAAGGAAAAGATCTCGATAATGGATCAGGCTATTGAAGATGCACGTAAATTGGGGGCAGAAGTAATCGACCCAATCGAGATTTCATTCGCTGAAAAGATTAGTGATATTAATGTTATGCTTCATGATTTCAAAACTGGTATCAATGCATATTTGAAAACAATCGACCCATCTCTAGGCATCCGCAGCTTAAAAGATGTGATTGCTAAAAATGAGGAAATTGGTGAAAAGGCATTGAAATATGGCCAAAGCACTTTGTTGCAAGCTGAAGAAACAAGTGGCAGATTAACGGAACCGCTATATTTACGGAGTTTATTAAATGACGCAATCTACTCAAGGGACAAAGGTATCGATGCAGTAATAAACCTGCATTCATTAGATGCGATTGTATTTCCAGACTATAAAGGTGCCTTACTGACTGCCAAGGCAGGATATCCATCAATCAATGTTCCGGCTGGGTTTACTGCTCTGGGTGAACCAGTTGGCATTACATTTACAGCAAAAGCATTTCAAGAACCAACCTTACTGGAAATTGCATATTCCTATGAGCAAGGAACCAAGCACCGGAAACCACCAGCATTATAG
- a CDS encoding DUF3889 domain-containing protein: MYPNYPFMQNGNQYAGNQYVPYSYYKYQQTYPAYREDRQQAVRGQATWTYGGQVTQCGIHWSINEYMTAAVGRNSPYRCGQTLKIKNLSSATPREILVTVVDQVVSYPANKINLQRRAFEALGANPDAGIIEIEITPSPKLEEEKWGKYLLEVAQAAYPGYKVTEYKTIEKVNLSGKQRKEVYEFLLDSPQGKLKIRGNVIYNPATDRVISFDLKEV; encoded by the coding sequence ATGTATCCAAATTATCCATTTATGCAAAACGGGAATCAATATGCAGGAAATCAATATGTACCGTATTCCTATTATAAATATCAACAAACTTATCCCGCTTACCGAGAGGATAGACAACAGGCAGTAAGAGGGCAAGCAACATGGACATATGGTGGACAAGTAACACAATGCGGAATCCATTGGTCGATTAATGAATATATGACAGCGGCTGTTGGCAGAAATTCGCCATATCGCTGCGGGCAGACACTTAAAATTAAAAATCTTTCTTCTGCAACACCTAGAGAAATATTAGTAACTGTAGTGGATCAGGTTGTAAGCTATCCAGCAAATAAAATTAATCTACAAAGAAGGGCTTTTGAAGCTTTAGGTGCGAATCCAGATGCTGGAATTATCGAGATTGAAATAACTCCGTCACCAAAATTAGAAGAAGAAAAGTGGGGGAAATATTTATTAGAGGTCGCACAAGCGGCATATCCAGGCTATAAAGTAACCGAATATAAAACAATTGAGAAGGTGAATCTATCAGGTAAGCAAAGGAAGGAAGTATATGAGTTTTTATTGGATTCTCCCCAAGGAAAACTAAAAATACGAGGAAACGTCATTTATAATCCCGCTACAGATCGGGTAATTTCTTTCGATCTGAAGGAAGTTTAA